GATTAATAACATATAAGCACAATCTGGTGTTGGCaaatctttttatctattttctggTGCTTGAACATTGACTTTCGCTTTCTTGATTTGAAGTGCTAATGACTTGTTTGTTGCTATGTTTAGGAACTCTAAAATATTGTGCAATGCTACAACAGACATTTCTGGTGATATTCCTGAAAGTGCTGGTGAGCTGAGCCAGTACGAGAAAGTGATTGAAATATTAACAGCTCTTTTTCCTGTGTGGGTGAGTCCATATCTTCTTCAATAtagtatgtaatttttttctaatttcttgGTCTGTGGTTTGAGAGTTTGCTAACTTACATATGGGCAGGTCATCTTGGGGGCCATCGTCGGCATTTACAAACCAACTGCTGTAATTACTCTGATTTTTTCAGCTACGTACATGGTTGATTGGAAATATGTTCATTAACTGCTGTCAAGTTATGTCTCTATTCCAGGTAACTTGGTTGGCGACAGATCTTTTTAGTCTTGGCTTTGGTTTCCTCATCCTCTCTATGGGCTTGACATTGACATTTGAGGATTTCAGACGGTGTCTGCGAAATCCGTGGACTGTAAGGGACAATAACtgatatttaaagtttttttatttgtttctccttttaaaatattattgattttgtttttgcagGTGGGTGTAGGGTTTCTTGcacaatatttaattaaaccCATGCTAGGCTTTGCCATTGCAATGGTACTTTTGTCATTGCCTGAGCACTTCCATGCTTCACTGTCTCTTTGCTTTGTTTAGATCAGTTCTTGAAATATGTTATGCCCTCTTAATTGTTATATTGCCTCCTAAGATTGTTGTCAAGACGCAAACATTATGTCAATGGTAATGATTGAGTATTTTATAGTGAATTCcacattttatattatcttttgaTTAGTAGTTGTTTAATTAGAGAATTAAAGATATCTTTCTGTTAAGATGAAAATGATTATATTGGGCACTTGTTGGTTGTTTTTCCCTTAATTCTGTTGTCTCCAACAGTAAGCTGAGACAAAGTCTATGCTATATTTCCAAGTTATTCTATATCTTAGACAAGGTTAACCCTACCAATTCTAGTGCACTGGCAGAGTTATCTTTCATGACATGATAAAATTTCCAaacctaagaaaaaaaattgaatttttagatAAACATACAGATGCCATGGAGCTTAACATAAACTAAGCATGTTACTTCTTGATGTCATTTTTTTGTATGAATCCAAGATTAGATTTCTTTGAAGGATAATGACATAGAACCTGGCTAAGAGTGGCAGATAATTTTGGGCCgtataatcatataattaagaattttatttatgtgaTTATCAGGGttccttttcaatttattatcCTTATTAAGTTATAAGATCGATGATAATCATGGTGAAGACATTTGTAGTTTCCATGGATATGGGTGTAGGACTTAGTATAGCTATTTATTTAAGGCAAGTTTGGGATCTGCAATGGCTTGTTTTGATTACTGGTTAAAGATACTGTAGTTCAGTGTTATTGTTGTTCTGTCTGTCACTTACATTTACTAATCTTATTCTTGTTTATCTGTCTAAAGAATTTGTGCTTTCATAATTAGATCCTAAAGTTTGTAAGATTGATAATTTATGTTAAACTAGCTGTTGTGTTTTGCATCATAAGAATGTATATCATGCATAATCCTCTAACATCAATCTTTGATTCCCAGACTCTAAAACTTTCAGCTCCTCTTGCAACTGGTCTTATTTTGGTCGCATGTTGTCCTGGATGTCAGGCATCAAATGTTGCAACATTCATAGCCAAGGGAAATGTTGCACTCTCTGTTCTTATGACAACGTATGTTAACATGCATTTCCTTGTTTGTTTATCTTTGTATTTTATGTTCTACTCGAAGTTTCATATTTTTGCTCATAGATACTGttgcttttaaaaatattggtgATTTCTGTAATCTATATTCTTGCTTACTACTTACACTTCTAAAAGACATTGTTTAGGCTCCTGTCTCTCTTCCAATCtgtaatttttgtcattttttagtTGAAAAATCAGTTTTATATTTGGTTAAAGATTGATATCATAAATAATCTAGAATTAACGAATGCATTAAAGTCAGTAATACTAATTTCATATTCGTCATTGGCTGTAACCTAAAAACTGAGTTTCTAGTCCTTGTAGAAATTACTTTCAAAATGTGTGCTTCTTATCACTTGAAAGGAGAAATGGAAGATTTTGGATCAATATGTTGCTCTAATTGGAGCTCATGATTTGTTCAATTTTGGCATTTCAAGGTTAGAAACGTAGAATACAATTTGAAACATGAAGAACCTGTGCACTGTCATCTCTGAATGCAAAACAATTCAACGTAAATATCCTCTTTAAACAGCCAGTGCTGAATGATACGAGAACAATATGCAAGTACTAAATGCTTGATATGGTTGCAATGGTGTCATGTTATACCTAGAAGAAATTATTTTggctttttatcattttgtgtattttttagcAGCAGCAAAGTTACCTGGTGTATATTGATGCTGCTGATTAAGAGAACTGTCATTTTCAGAAATTAGGTTTCAGAGAAATTTAAAGATGTTATTCATTCTACAGGTGTTCAACTATTGGAGCTATTATAATGACCCCACTCCTTACAAAGCTTCTTGCCGGTCAACTCGTTCCAGTTGATGCTGTTGTAAGTTGTTGCTTGCATATTTTTTGGCTTGGAAAGAATGTCGAAGAAgtcttcatttaaattttataataccaGCTTTCTGTTGGCAAGCTTTTAGGAAAATAAAGCATAGTTGACACTTGATAGTACTAATCATACTTTCTCCTAAGTCCTAATCAAGTGAATTTATATATTGGATTTTGAATAGGATACCTTGTCTTTCTTCATTACATTCTCAGTATTTTTCTGTTTCTTCTGGGATTTTCACATCATTTCTGTTGAACAAATCctcttgtatttattattttcactcgTGGAGTGAAGCTGTTATCTCTTTTGCAGGGCCTGGCACTTAGTACCTTTCAGGTTGTTTTAGTCCCAACGATTGTGGGAGGTAAGAGATGAATCTTTCAAGTTATATGTGAGTTTGTTGGTTTATAACATGTCTTTATTTGGTTTATGATTTCACTTGTAAAGATAAGGATGATCTTTAATATCTTTGCTTTATCTGGCAGTTTTGGCAAATGAGCTTTTTCCCAAGTTCACTTCAAAGATAATCACCGTTACTCCTTTGATAGGAGTCATTTTGACCACTCTCCTTTGTGCAAGCCCAGTAAGTTGACTAAGTTCAAGAAGATGAAGTTCATCAACAGTGTCCTCTGATAGCTAGCAGTTTACTTCATTTTAAGTTATCATTGGTTGTTCTAGCTTTGGATGGAAATTTGACTTGTATTAACTTTTCAGATTGGGCTAGCTTCAGACGTATTAAAAGCTCAAGGAGCACAACTAGTATTGCCAGTTGTTTTCCTACATGCTGCTTCATTTGCTCTTGGATATTGGGTTTCAAGAATATCATTTGGTGAATCCTCGTCACGCACTGTATCTATAGAGTGTGGGATGCAGGTAAACCTGTTCATCATACCTCAATATCTCATTGTTAAATTGTTTTCCTAGGTTGAGTACATTTCTAACATCTGAAAAAATTGTGAATCATTCCACTTTTCCCGATTCATGTTGCTTTTGTTGATTATGTATCAATTCATCTGGAATTGGCATCTTAGCATACAGAAATGCATTCATTCATAGCGTATATAAATGAGTTGGGAAATGATTCTGTTCTTGATACAATCTGATTATGTAGAAGGTATTTGAGCTCTCATACCAAGAGAAGCCTGAAACCCACTGCTAGTTGGACTGATCGATTGAGGATAGACATGCCTCTTATCTTTAGGCCAAACATAGTCATTTCTAAAGGTCACACTCGATAAATAGGCGTGACCCCCTTTGATCGTGTCAGGTCACACATAGGAGAGCTTATTGATGTTTCTTGAGTTCTTAACCAACTTTACGACTCCTGAGTGTGTATGTTCTCAGATGTGAACACTAGTGTTTCTTTGTGTTTGTCTATTATCAAATTGCAGAAAATGGACATTAAAGCACACATGTGGACTTTCCAGATCTTGAGTAGTATAGTGCTTTAGGAGAGAACAAAAAATTATCAGATCTATATAGATTAATAATGCGAGATGACATTGAATTGTGTTTCTGGTGAAGGGTTGATCAGTGTCAGTGATACACATCTGTATTCTCAATACATGTTTGAACTTTTACTATGCTTCATAGATCTCTCTTATCAAAACCAAGTAACTCCTCCAAGTAATGTTCTATGCTTGATCATTTTGTCTAACcttatatatttacttttttatctgCAGAGCTCTGCATTTGGATTTTTGCTTGCTCAGAGGCACTTTACAAACCCTCTTGTAGCTGTTCCTTCAGCTGTTAGTGTTGTCTGCATGGCGGTAAGATAGGATATTTATCCTGCtcttaagactttttttttgtttttttcttgtaGAAGGATTTGGAAATCTCCATCAATGAATATTTTTCACTGTTTTCATGCAGCTTGGTGGGAGTGCTCTTGCTGTGTTTTGGACGAACAGACCAATTCCCCTCGATGACAAAGATGACTTCAAGAAATGAAAATGTGTAACTTCTatgcatattttcttttgtaggaaaaattttttattagttgtttgagaaaaaaaatgatttctgaATTCACTTTAGTAGTCACTCACACATGTTAGAACATTAAGAATTTAGGATGAGTCTATAACAGGGAGTGTGGCAACCCCTTACTTTGAGAATCGCACTgcgatttttacttttttagtttttatagtttgaaaataatttttttagtccctataatttatattttaattctcttttagttttttgtaatttaaaaatattttttttagtccgtataatttacattttaattctcttttagttctttgtagtttaaaaatattctttttagtccctataatttatattttaattctcttttaatccatgtaatttgaaaattataaggactaaaaagtaagaatcatgaaattacatgaactaaaaatatcattttcaaaactacaggaattaaaagagaattaaaatataaacgataaaaactgaaaataccattttcaaatttttaagctTAAGAAAATTTGTctaaatataatacaaaaattaaagaacattaatgtactttttaattacaaattaataattagaatTACACTAACATACGTAAGTATATgtaataaagcaaaaaatattaaaatcttaattactttttttattagttataataatatactttttattcACTTTGGATAAAtagttctcttttattttaacttaagaaaaaatatttttaatttatttaatgtaattgagatatataaaaattaattttaactgaatattttatattagaatAAGTGTATAATATGAACAATTAATTGTCAATATAAAGCAAACTAAATATAAATCTTGGTTTTCTAActtgagataaaagaaaaataaagctcTTGCACTAACTTGatattgatatatttattttagaacatTAAAAGAACTTTTAAACACAAAATTGAAGCATAGTATGCCTTTGTCGAGAAAATTACATagtttataaattagttttttttttataaaaaaagtcatattatttagttaaaaataagtgtttatttaaaaacctttttttaagtcattaacttaaaaatactattttaaaagttatacgcTACACTagtcttaaaataaattgaaaatgttgttttaaaagataaatttaatgcAACTCTTAGTCATACagaaaagtaataaatatatttattattattttttaaaaatatttaagaatgaaaaaaaataaaattattatacttgTAAGACattgaatgaataaaataaatatattataaaaaaatacaacccAGTCCCAGGGTGTGTGATGACATGTAATTTGTATgggattttaaatttacatataaattaagaatacgataaattactttaatattctttgagatttttttaattgcacacaatatctctttttatttaacatttacaaaaacatttttataggaatagtttaaaattattattgttttatttaggtACGTAGCTAGGCAGGGATGGATTTAGGAACTGGTCAAAGGGGGCtcagtttttttcttctctctttataatgaatattgatatttaaaaaaatatttattattttattgatatttaatgccataattttattttataatttattgaaattttaaaaatatatttaaatgccAAATTAAAAAACAGTTGCCATTAgctgtgattaaaaaaattaaaacatttaagttcaaaataattataacaataGTTGTAGTtagaattaattcttttaaaacataaaaaagtaaataaacattcaattatattataattatgtattaaaaaataggtttaatatgttgaaattaattaattagcagttatgtatttgttttatttgattaGTTTTAGATATTAACTAAGTTTACCAAGTTTTTAGGAGGTTGTTGCAGCACTTTGCACGTTGTTGCAGCACTCTGCACATTGCACTTATTTTCCCCGTTTATAGCTTTGCCGTTTAGATGTATCTTGCCTATTTATTGGCCGattgattattaaataaaatgaattaattttctaCTCGACAGttatgtatttgttttatttgattaGTTTTAGATATGAACTAAGTTTACCAAGTTTTTAGGATTGCAGCACTATGCACATTGCACTTATTTTCCCGTTTGTAGCTTTGCAATTTCTTTGCAGTAGTTTAGATGTATCTTGCCTATTTATTGGCTGAttgattattgaataaaatgagttaattTTCTCCTCATCTTAGAGTaacataatcataattttttagtttaatcattgacgaaaataattattaatcagATTTTACTAATCAACTGGAtggttaacaaaaaaatacaaaataacttTCACTAAAAGCCAAATTTTAATATGGATCGATCCTTtgatgagataaaataaaaaaggtgagATTCGATTTAGTTtagatatattataattataattaaaagtgtAGAAAGAATTGGGATGATGCTTTTTCAGAACTTGAGAAGTGCAATGAATCAGAATCAGGCAAATAAATTTCCTTATTATACGTGCAATCATTCGAGACACCTTGGGTAGATGAAGTTCTAGTTTTTCATGATGTTGCCTTAATGCATAATTACATGTGTTATTTCATGGTCTTTCTCTTGCATGGAACTCGAGTTATGCAACGGTAGAATGCGAATTATACTCATTGTTAGCTTTGCAACTGATTTCTCTTGGTGTTACAATGCATCACTTGTATGCTCCTATTATGAACAAGATTTGTGCCTCTAAGCAAAAGCCTTGGCAATTAATGTGTCATTATGTGTATAGGGAGCCAAACAGTGTGCAGATTGGCTTTCAAAGAAAGTTTCATCTTCATTTGATCCCATGATTACATTGACATCTTGTCCAGCTCCTTTAAGGCCTTTGTTATTAGTTGATGCTCTTTGTTTTCCTTCGTTGAGGATGTAATTTCCTATTTTGTTTTCGTACTTTTcaggtgataaaaaaaatcaaaatgcatTACagtatttctctttatataatttcatttgaTGTGTATATTATCTCAAtcacttcaatttttattacaatcaaacttctctctctttgatataaattttgttattagtaTTAAGAGAGCTGTTGCTAGGTCTTTAAGGATCCCTTAGTTTGTCGTTTGTGTTGTCCttagtaaataaataagagtcgatgataaaatttatttattttaaacgtttcatcaatattttttttttcctttcacatTATATCattcatcatatttttatttatgtttcttttttcactCTCTCCAAGGGAGGGTTTGATAACCCATAAATTTATACTTTTCCAAAAAGTCTACATTAagaaactattattattaagttTGATATGTAACTAATAAAAGaaatcttttataaaattgatttatgataatcaattttaatccATTTTCCCACAGAAATATTCCTAAAGAAAGAGGTGAGAATCCAAGTTTCTGGAgtagaaaaaaagttttaattatacaaaatgattacattatcattttttaccaTTACAAATTAGTAAttagtgattatttttttaacaaaaatagaaattacCAAAAGCTCATTAATTCTCAAGTTCTac
This region of Glycine soja cultivar W05 chromosome 17, ASM419377v2, whole genome shotgun sequence genomic DNA includes:
- the LOC114393284 gene encoding sodium/pyruvate cotransporter BASS2, chloroplastic isoform X1 produces the protein MSTIILRDHRVAAGAYDALLKPSFRTPTWKKLHNSHLVKGHFYLTKSGGSCAIRRKLRGPVVAVLELPLSLQASRRRNSKILCNATTDISGDIPESAGELSQYEKVIEILTALFPVWVILGAIVGIYKPTAVTWLATDLFSLGFGFLILSMGLTLTFEDFRRCLRNPWTVGVGFLAQYLIKPMLGFAIAMTLKLSAPLATGLILVACCPGCQASNVATFIAKGNVALSVLMTTCSTIGAIIMTPLLTKLLAGQLVPVDAVGLALSTFQVVLVPTIVGVLANELFPKFTSKIITVTPLIGVILTTLLCASPIGLASDVLKAQGAQLVLPVVFLHAASFALGYWVSRISFGESSSRTVSIECGMQSSAFGFLLAQRHFTNPLVAVPSAVSVVCMALGGSALAVFWTNRPIPLDDKDDFKK
- the LOC114393284 gene encoding sodium/pyruvate cotransporter BASS2, chloroplastic isoform X2; this encodes MKKKWNSKILCNATTDISGDIPESAGELSQYEKVIEILTALFPVWVILGAIVGIYKPTAVTWLATDLFSLGFGFLILSMGLTLTFEDFRRCLRNPWTVGVGFLAQYLIKPMLGFAIAMTLKLSAPLATGLILVACCPGCQASNVATFIAKGNVALSVLMTTCSTIGAIIMTPLLTKLLAGQLVPVDAVGLALSTFQVVLVPTIVGVLANELFPKFTSKIITVTPLIGVILTTLLCASPIGLASDVLKAQGAQLVLPVVFLHAASFALGYWVSRISFGESSSRTVSIECGMQSSAFGFLLAQRHFTNPLVAVPSAVSVVCMALGGSALAVFWTNRPIPLDDKDDFKK